The DNA sequence TAATCTTTGACTTCTTGATGGCTACGACATGAAGGTCCGATAAGATTCCTTTGTAAACAGTACCATGTCCTCCACCACCAATCTCACGAGCTTTGTCGAAGTTGTTTGTGGCCTTTGCAAGCTCATCCAATGATATTATCATCCTTTCTGCAATGTCAGCCTTTTGAAACAACAACTGTTGCAACAATTGTCCACGATTTTGCTTGAAGTACTTTTGTTTTAGTAGTTTTGTTCTGCGCTGTTTTAACTTGCGAAGTAGGAACAATATACCCAGAACCAACAGAAGGAGCGCCGGACCACTTGCAACTGACAAACCAATGATTAAACCTGAAAATGTACAGACACATACACTATATTATGATCACTTTCACAAGCTACTACACGCAGTACATACGTACAATGTTAGACAAAGCATCTTCGAGACATGAGACTCCTGTGACTCTGTCTCACCTGTTGGGGATCTGGTGACACAGCCACCGGTCTCAGATGCATTGCCATGGGTTCCTGGCGGGCACTGGCACTCGAAATTTCCTGGTAAATTGTTGCAGTAGCCACCCAAGCATGAATAGCGTAGCCCTGGGACGTTGCATTCGTCGATATCTGTTGCCAATAATGAGAATGAACAAAGCAACAATATAATGCATGGAAGCCTCCAGAGAACAACGAACATTGAGAAACATGCATATAGTACTAGTGAATAGTTTTGCATGATGGATGTGGATGAATTTTTACTCGGGTAAAATCAGTAGTGACCTTGACATCAATTGGCAATGTAAGGGTTGCCGTCGTAGCCCTGGGAGCAGTGGCAAGTAAAGCCTCCATTCTCTTGCCTGCAGTCGTTGTGCTCGCTCTTGCAAAGGCGGCTGAGCACGTCCCTTGGGCACTTGCCTGAGTTGTCGGCAGCAGGCGCTGACAAGCCTTGCTTAACGGCCCATTGTATGACAATGGGAGATGCCATGTAACGAATGAGATTATTCGTGTTTAAGATCCTGTGCTGCCACTGATGAAACAACCCCACCTCTGAGATGAACGCCAATGCGAGGTAAGGCGACCAATTACCATGATGTTGGCTGACGTTGATGCTGAGCTCTTTGAATTCCACCCTCTTGGGCGCGCTGCCAGAAGAGATGGGCGCGTGGCAGGAGCCATTGTTACCGGAGCTGCAGACAGCTCGGCTGATGATACTGTCGCtggtgttgctgctgctgccgttTCTGTAGTACTCCCCGTAGAGGGTAGCGCGCACGTCCCACCCGGAGATGACGATGAACTCGTTCCTGGTTGACAGCACGTAGTGCTGGCCGATGTCTGGGAGCCGAACATCAGCCACCAGACGGCGTTTGGTGAAGTTGCGTTCGTAGGGTACGCTGATATCGTAACCCACCGAGTGATCGACTTCCGTGGTCCAGTCGGTGCTGCTATATAATGGGCGATGACGCGCACTGTGGAGTCGCGCAAGGAGATGTCGACGACCTGGAGTGTGCCGTTGCCGTCGAGAAGCAACCGTGGGGGGTAGTGGCTGGTGTCGCAGGTGAGGTTGAGCCCCGGCCAGTAGCAGCCGGAGGGCCCAAAGCCGAACGGGTACGGCACACTCACATCGCCGCAGGTAGTGTTGCATTTGGGCAGCCCTGTCGGCACCCGAGCAACGGTAGGGGACATCGCATGTGCTGCAAATAAACCAATGTAAGATACCGCTGTGTCTGTGTGTGCAAGTGCAACCAGTGCGACTCCGGGGTGTTTTTGTACTGAATATATACTGACCTTCGCTGAAATTATAATCGACACAGCCACCTTCGACATTAGGTTGGCCATAAGTTCCTTGTGGGCACTGGCAATCGTATGACCCGATCGTATTGATGCATAAACCGAAGCACACCCTCTTTTCACTTGGAAACTTGCACTCGTCGATATCTGGAGCCAATTAACGAACCAATTCACACAAAAGAAGAAACAGGTCTAAATCTATATCTAATATTACCATGCTGGGTTCACATCCCGTGCTCATAATAGTTGGAACAATCAAAGTTTGGAGAGGTCCTTAATTAGTGATCAACGGGCTTTGTGTTGCCCATTGTCACAGTGGGCAAGCTTGGGTGCTCGCAAGGCTAAGTGAAGTGGTCCTCTAAGGATCTCAATAGGGATGTAGATTGTCGGCAAGCAACGGAACATCGAGAAAAAAGGCTTAGTGTCACTTGCCCTCATTGGTTTGTATCACCATCACTTGCAATTACATTCCTTATATTGCGACACACTGCCCAAATATTAATGAAGACGGTCACAAAATCCAATTGTCTCATAAAATGTCTAAGGATTTTTGGAGGCAGACATTTTTATTTGTAGAGACGGCCACAATTAACCATCTCGCAAAATGTCTCAACAGGGATGAAGGTTGACGCCAAGCTACGGAACATCAAGAAAAAAATCTTAGTGTCACTTGCCCTCGTTGGTTTGCATCACCAACACTTGCAATTACATTGC is a window from the Sorghum bicolor cultivar BTx623 chromosome 5, Sorghum_bicolor_NCBIv3, whole genome shotgun sequence genome containing:
- the LOC8079771 gene encoding LOW QUALITY PROTEIN: wall-associated receptor kinase-like 6 (The sequence of the model RefSeq protein was modified relative to this genomic sequence to represent the inferred CDS: deleted 2 bases in 1 codon; substituted 1 base at 1 genomic stop codon) is translated as MALQLSASAATVPPPRPTPPPPPAPIGQPGCNTTCGHVSVPYPFGYGPSRCYWPGLNLTCDTSHGHPPRLLLGDGTLRVAEISLSSETVRVVPTGLIIDTTGDLTSPGWNASVEFGRGFREHGYLLSARNELIVTGCNVVATLSADIVGEETTKIVSGCASFCTKSDHEDVGYIYDHHEASYTAYVLHWLIGLLQGVPRFYCWSYGTDLTSLPMCPLPLDLGAEVVQTCFFFCVNWFVNWLQISTSASFQVKRGCASVYASIRSGHTIASAHKELMANLMSKVAVSIIISAKVSIYSVQKHPGVALVALAHTDTAVSYIGLFAAHAMSPTVARVPTGLPKCNTTCGDVSVPYPFGFGPSGCYWPGLNLTCDTSHYPPRLLLDGNGTLQVVDISLRDSTVRVIAHYIAAPTGPRKSHSVGYDISVPYERNFTKRRLVADVRLPDIGQHYVLSTRNEFIVISGWDVRATLYGEYYRNGSSSNTSDSIISRAVCSSGNNGSCHAPISSGSAPKRVEFKELSINVSQHHGNWSPYLALAFISEVGLFHQWQHRILNTNNLIRYMASPIVIQWAVKQGLSAPAADNSGKCPRDVLSRLCKSEHNDCRQENGGFTCHCSQGYDGNPYIANXCQDIDECNVPGLRYSCLGGYCNNLPGNFECQCPPGTHGNASETGGCVTRSPTGLIIGLSVASGPALLLLVLGILFLLRKLKQRRTKLLKQKYFKQNRGQLLQQLLFQKADIAERMIISLDELAKATNNFDKAREIGGGGHGTVYKGILSDLHVVAIKKSKITVQKEIDEFINEVAILSQINHKNVVKLFGCCLETEVPLLVYEFISNGTLYHHLHVEEPRSLSWASRLRIATEIAASLAYLHSSVSIPIIHRDIKSSNILLDDTMTSKISDFGASRYIPGDKTGLTTRVQGTIGYLDPMYFYTNRLTERSDVYSFGVILVELLTRKKPFLYLSSEGDGLVSHFVNLISEGNLSQIIDPQVTEERGTQVQEVATLAASCINSRVEERPTMRQVEHTLHELQGPNSYNRDGIVAVEPTNDSITTDNPSLSGQGQRYENPCSRRYSLEQEMMVSASYPR